A region of Streptomyces sp. NBC_01267 DNA encodes the following proteins:
- a CDS encoding Fur family transcriptional regulator, translating into MVTTDWQSDLRSRGYRLTPQRQLVLEAVDRLEHATPDDILTEVRRTAGGVNISTVYRTLELLEELELVSHAHLGHGAPTYHLADRHHHLHLVCRDCTNVIEADMSVAADFTAKLRGMFGFETDMKHFAIFGQCEKCAGKASGGQP; encoded by the coding sequence GTGGTGACCACCGACTGGCAGAGCGACCTCCGCAGCCGCGGGTACCGGCTGACCCCTCAGCGGCAGCTGGTGCTGGAGGCTGTCGACAGGCTGGAGCACGCGACGCCCGACGACATCCTCACCGAGGTGCGCAGAACCGCGGGCGGCGTGAACATCTCCACGGTCTACCGGACCCTGGAGCTGCTGGAGGAGCTGGAGTTGGTGAGCCATGCCCATCTCGGGCACGGCGCTCCCACGTACCACCTCGCCGACCGGCACCACCACCTCCACCTGGTGTGCCGGGACTGTACGAACGTGATCGAGGCGGACATGAGCGTCGCCGCCGACTTCACCGCGAAGCTCCGCGGGATGTTCGGTTTCGAGACGGACATGAAGCACTTCGCGATCTTCGGGCAGTGCGAGAAGTGCGCCGGGAAGGCTTCCGGCGGTCAGCCGTAG
- a CDS encoding FABP family protein → MIEIPSDLHPSLVPLVFLLGHWEGAGVAAPFGDAGEGSPAGEQCNFGQEVDFSHDGRDFLEYVSHTWVLDAEGKKVRPLESESGYWRIDEHRKVEVVMVRDQGVVEIWYGELADQKPQIDLVTDAVARTAASGPYSGGKRLYGYVKSDLMWVGEKATPEIELRPYMSAHLKKVVDPKEWAKDVVDLPDDGIAFFK, encoded by the coding sequence ATGATCGAGATTCCGTCGGACCTGCATCCGAGCCTCGTCCCCCTCGTGTTCCTCCTCGGCCACTGGGAGGGAGCGGGCGTCGCGGCTCCCTTCGGTGACGCCGGGGAAGGCAGCCCCGCCGGGGAGCAGTGCAACTTCGGCCAGGAAGTCGACTTCAGCCACGACGGCCGGGACTTCCTGGAGTACGTGTCGCACACCTGGGTGCTCGACGCCGAAGGCAAGAAGGTCAGGCCGCTGGAGTCCGAGTCGGGCTACTGGCGCATCGACGAGCACCGCAAGGTCGAGGTCGTGATGGTCCGCGACCAGGGCGTCGTCGAGATCTGGTACGGCGAGCTGGCCGACCAGAAGCCGCAGATCGACCTGGTCACGGACGCGGTGGCGCGTACCGCGGCGTCCGGTCCGTACTCCGGTGGGAAGCGGCTCTACGGTTATGTGAAGAGCGACCTGATGTGGGTGGGGGAGAAGGCCACCCCCGAGATCGAGCTGCGGCCGTACATGTCCGCGCATCTGAAGAAGGTCGTCGACCCGAAGGAATGGGCGAAGGACGTCGTGGATCTGCCCGACGACGGAATCGCGTTCTTCAAGTAG
- the ygfZ gene encoding CAF17-like 4Fe-4S cluster assembly/insertion protein YgfZ: MKSPLLSLPGAVPAEGRDEGVAAHYGDLFREQRALAAGTGLVDLSNRGVVTVSGADRLSWLHLLITQHVSELPPGVATEALILSSKGHIEHALYLVDDGETLWAHVEPGTQQDLVAYLESMKFYYRVEVADRTDAFAVVHLPAGSIAAVPDGVTVRETAYGRDLFLPREQLEAYAAQHGPAVGLLAYEALRIEEHRPRLGLETDHRTIPHELGWIGTAVHLEKGCYRGQETVARVHNLGKPPRRLVFLHLDGSEVLLPGHGTPIRLAADGAEGRQLGFVTSSARHHELGPIALALVKRNVPVDAELMAGDTAASQEVVVEP, translated from the coding sequence ATGAAGAGCCCGCTGCTGTCCCTGCCCGGTGCCGTCCCCGCCGAAGGACGAGACGAAGGTGTTGCCGCGCACTACGGCGACCTGTTCCGCGAGCAGCGCGCGCTCGCGGCCGGTACCGGCCTCGTCGATCTCTCGAACCGCGGTGTCGTCACCGTCTCCGGCGCCGACCGGCTGAGCTGGCTGCATCTGCTGATCACCCAGCACGTCAGCGAGCTGCCGCCGGGGGTGGCCACCGAGGCGCTGATCCTCTCCTCCAAGGGCCACATCGAGCACGCGCTCTACCTCGTCGACGACGGCGAGACGCTGTGGGCGCACGTGGAGCCGGGGACGCAGCAGGATCTGGTCGCGTACCTGGAGAGCATGAAGTTCTACTACCGGGTCGAGGTCGCCGACCGGACCGACGCGTTCGCGGTCGTGCACCTGCCGGCCGGTTCGATCGCCGCGGTGCCGGACGGCGTGACCGTACGGGAGACGGCGTACGGCCGTGATCTCTTCCTGCCGCGGGAGCAGCTGGAGGCGTACGCGGCACAGCACGGCCCGGCCGTCGGACTGCTGGCGTACGAGGCGCTGCGCATCGAGGAGCACCGGCCGCGGCTGGGTCTGGAGACCGACCACCGCACCATCCCGCACGAGCTGGGGTGGATCGGCACGGCCGTGCACCTGGAGAAGGGCTGCTACCGGGGCCAGGAGACGGTCGCCCGTGTCCACAACCTGGGGAAGCCGCCGCGGCGGCTGGTCTTTCTGCATCTGGACGGGAGCGAGGTGCTGCTGCCGGGGCACGGTACGCCGATCAGGCTCGCCGCGGACGGTGCCGAGGGCCGCCAGCTGGGCTTCGTCACCTCGTCGGCCCGCCACCACGAGCTGGGTCCGATCGCGCTGGCGCTGGTGAAGCGGAACGTGCCGGTGGACGCGGAGCTGATGGCGGGGGACACGGCGGCGTCCCAGGAAGTCGTCGTCGAGCCCTGA
- a CDS encoding DUF3099 domain-containing protein encodes MYSRRRRGYFLLMGGCLVLFVSAWAFVRLWSVPAAIAMCGVAMIIPPVAAIVGNRRGPDDHWWDEPSGDDTSDKWWDELDGKDGKKSKKRR; translated from the coding sequence ATGTACTCGCGACGTCGGCGCGGCTATTTCCTGCTGATGGGCGGATGCCTGGTGCTCTTCGTGTCCGCCTGGGCCTTCGTACGTCTCTGGTCGGTCCCGGCAGCGATCGCCATGTGCGGCGTGGCCATGATCATCCCCCCGGTCGCCGCGATCGTCGGCAACCGGCGCGGCCCCGACGACCACTGGTGGGACGAGCCGTCGGGCGACGACACGTCCGACAAGTGGTGGGACGAACTGGACGGCAAGGACGGCAAGAAGAGCAAGAAGCGCCGGTAG
- a CDS encoding DUF1416 domain-containing protein yields MCGAKAGGPDASTIKPGETTIQGSVTRDGEPVTGYVRLLDSTGEFTAEVPTSATGQFRFYAAEGTWTLRALVPGGTADRTVVAQTGGLAEVAIAV; encoded by the coding sequence ATGTGTGGAGCAAAGGCCGGCGGCCCCGACGCTTCGACGATCAAGCCCGGTGAGACCACCATCCAGGGCAGCGTGACCCGCGACGGCGAGCCCGTCACCGGTTATGTGCGACTCCTGGACTCGACCGGCGAGTTCACCGCCGAGGTCCCGACCTCGGCGACCGGGCAGTTCCGCTTCTACGCGGCCGAGGGCACCTGGACGCTGCGCGCGCTCGTCCCGGGTGGCACGGCGGACCGTACGGTCGTCGCGCAGACCGGCGGACTGGCCGAGGTCGCGATCGCCGTTTGA
- a CDS encoding DsrE family protein codes for MAQKKLVIKVTAGSDAPERCSQAFTVAAVAVASGVEVSLWLTGESSWFALPGRAAEFELPHAAPLPDLIDSILAGGRVTLCTQCATRRDITEKDVLEGVRIAGAQVFVQEAMTDGVQALVY; via the coding sequence ATGGCGCAGAAGAAGCTAGTGATCAAGGTGACCGCAGGGTCCGACGCCCCCGAGCGCTGCTCACAGGCCTTCACCGTGGCGGCGGTCGCGGTCGCCAGCGGGGTGGAGGTCTCGCTCTGGCTGACCGGTGAGTCCTCGTGGTTCGCCCTGCCGGGAAGGGCCGCGGAGTTCGAACTGCCGCACGCGGCGCCGCTGCCGGACCTGATCGACTCGATTCTGGCGGGCGGTCGGGTCACGCTCTGCACGCAGTGTGCGACCCGTCGCGACATCACCGAGAAGGACGTGCTGGAAGGCGTACGGATCGCGGGTGCGCAGGTCTTCGTACAGGAAGCGATGACGGACGGCGTCCAGGCGCTGGTCTACTGA